Below is a window of Electrophorus electricus isolate fEleEle1 chromosome 12, fEleEle1.pri, whole genome shotgun sequence DNA.
TGTGGGAAAGTATTTATTGCTAAAATTATtcacttgtaaaaaaaaataaacattgtttatgACCATGTGCAGATAACCTTCACTTGAGTAATGTTATTGTGATGGTTTCACAGGCATCCAGTTTCACTCAGTATGTTATTTAAACCAGCCTgagcaacaaaaacacaggtttAGGTGTGTCACTGTCTGACATACTTTACCTCAAATAGTAGTTCTTTGGGCCTCCGACAAGCAGTGATAGCCTCACAGACTGTGGAGTGGCCTCCCGCACCTCCTGAAGTAatgcttttcttcctctttctgctaaaaggaaaacaaaaatgaaatccaTTCTTTTCATATAATAGACATCTCCTAGCAAGTTAAACTCTTCACTTGATAAGATTCTTTACTTTCTAAATAGAGAGATTGACTGTTTATAATTAGAAATACTTATATTTATTGTGCACTGGGAGAATATATAGCCACTGGTCTGACCTTATATTATGACGACTTCTAaacctctctctgcctgtgcaAACATTCTCATCCTCTTCGTTATCTTCGTCATCCCTTGGTCTGCTGTCCATTTGATCTAGAAATTTACTCCAGCGGCTGACACCCTGCATGATGATGGTAGATATGAGAAAAAGGGGCTATCAACGGAACAATTTTGAAATCCACCATAAATGTTTGCCAAGAGCATTATTGTCATAGCTTGATCCTATTCATAAGACATCACCATGCCCAAGGACCTGATAAAACAGTGCTGAAGATGCCCTCCAGCAGAACATACTCTACCTGTTTCTCACAGCTTTGAGCATCACCACCAAAACCCTCTTCAGCTTCacactccttctctttctccctttgaAAAATAATGAAGTTACTTGGTACTGTGCCATGAGTAATGTTAGGTGCTATGAGTAAAGTGGGTGAGTAATTATGAGCGATTGTTTGAAACACCAGTTGTAGTGTTTAAAAACTACACTTTACTCATGGCACCCAACATTGTATTTATGGGTGCTTATTTCAGTGCACAGGTTTTTTACACTGTGCTTTTAAACTTTAGATGCTCACAATAATTCCAGATATTGATATTCAAAATGTATGCTTACCACTGTGTCCAGGTCTTTTCATTTTCTACCTCCAGAAGTTCACCACGCAGTAAATTCAACTTCTGCACATGGCGTCTACAGTCTGCACCAGTTCCTCTGCCATATTCCTGCAATAAGCCACCAAAATGTGGAGTTGGGGAGGATAAAACCCCCTGGCCTGCATCTGCCCAATACACAAGACTTCCTCCTTACCTTAATAAGTGACTGTTTTTCTCCACACATCTTGCAGCTccattttttgctctttttaacCTTAAGTAAAATAAAGTTACATCTTAGCTGGACAGTGACAGCTGATCAGCTGTTCTTGTAGGAAATGCATCTTGATGGCTCTGGCTCTTATAACTGGAGTTTCTCCACAAATGGCACAGATTTGACCTGCCAGATAACTTGCAATGTTAAAGGCTTCAGAAAGTGAGTGCAGAGAAAACCACTCAATGTCCATCAGTGGGCTCATTGTTTAAGAACACAATTACTCATTTTCTGAACAACACAATGGAGTTTGGCAAGAGAGTCATCTGGTAAGCTTTACAGATCTTTGGAGAGCTAGCTACAAAGGTTTTGTTGTCATGGGTGAGGTTTGGTACCAGCGTAGAAAACAGTCACACGTAACGTAGCCGTTGGATGCTGTGCAGGAGTGACACTAATGTGACATCACTGAGGGGTTGCTCCACCACATTCAGTGTCATGTAAACCCATGAATTATGTTCAGTTCTGAAACCTATGCACTGCGTAATAGTCCAGATTTAGTACAAGTGACCTAACAGAAATCCgattttgttctcttttccCGGAGAACTATAGATAGTATATAGTAATATTACGTAGATGAACATTCTATTCCTTGACCGAACCATTTGTCCATTACGAAACATATAATCACAGAATTAACTCGCTAGTATGAATATTCCTATCTCTTGTAATCGTCAGTGACAATAGGTTCGCGTTAAACCACCATTTCAGTCACAGAACCACTCAGTTTCTACTTGATTCTaaaacaaataactaaatagcgagttagctaacctaggttaacATACTTTATTAGCCAACCTAGCTGGTTTACAATATATTTGTCATGTAGTTAACCTTAGGTTAGTTAACCGAAGTGGCTAGATAAAACGTTAATCGGaaatactattattactactgctactgctactactactactactactactactactactactactactactaataataataataataataataataatgcagatTTAAAAGATCTTGTTGTtcttagctagcgttagctaacttagctaacgcaaattattttatttaatactaGCTGACCTGATAAGGAGTTACATCTGCAGTTACCTGTTGTACTTGAAATATCTGACAAGAAAAACATCTCAATACATGAAAATCTTGCACCATGTTGGTATTATCTTGTAGtctattatatttaaaaaaaaaagttgggtTTCTTTTAGCgaaatattttagaaattcACAAATCGCGCCTTTCCGCGTAGGTGCGTCATTACGTTACTCACGTGACCAACTTTGAAACGAGTGAATCCCCGTGACCCTGTCCGTCAAATTAAAAGCCGACACGGGAATCCTGTTAATGGTTGTAAAAAACTAATCAAGCGCCGCTGTAATTTTAGGTAAGACGAGGTTTGCTAATACGTGCCATTTTACAGCTACTACTAGTTAGTTAGAGGTAAACTGTCATTTCCAATTTGTATGACCATTTAACATTCCTCAATCCGCAGTGTCACATGTGTATCAGGAATACGTCATAGAAGTCTTTACCTTAAACAGTGGACTCTGTAGTGGGTATAGCACCCATGGGTGTTTAATGATCCTGACTGGTAGGATCTATGAACTGACAGGTGACTCTGGCAGAAATCACATTTGCATTCAATGCACTAGGCCCCACCTGCATATCCCGCAGGTCAGTGCAGCGTTCTTTAGCTTCTATGGGTTACAGGAGCAGAAGACCAACCAGAGTGCCTGTCTTAACACCATGCCACTGGACACAGTGCCTCACCTGACCTTGTTTACTAACATGGTCCAATGAGTCATGGTATCAGTTGTTTTGAGCTGATGgtagggtttgtgtgtgatgcagaCTCCATGAAGTCATGGACCCCACTTGTCAACAAAGCACTGTGCAGGCTGGTGGTGGTTCCATActtgtgtggagtgtgttctCATGGCATGGTTCGGTCCACCTGTCTTCTTAAACACACAATGACTGGTGCCAACTACATTTCATTGCTTGGTAACCATTTGCAGCCCTTCATGGACTTCATGTACCCCCACAGTGATAGAATATTCCAGCAGGATAAGGCACCATGCCATCAGGCCAAAGTTGTCCAAAACTGGTTCGTGGGGCAGTCTGGAGAGTTCAGACAAATGAGGTGGCCTGCACATTAACCTTATTCAATGATGAGGTGTGGAAGAATGTGACTGGCCCCCACAGAGCCCTaacctcaaccccactgaacatctttgggatgaactagaacAGAGATAGCGAGCCAGACCCTCTGGTTCAATAGTGTCTGACCTCAGAAATGCTTTACTTGAGgaatggagaaaaagaaaatcacaaagACATGCTCCAACATCATGTATAAAGGCTTCCCAGAAGAATGAAAGCTGTAGTAATTGAAACGAGGGAGACCAACTACATATTAATGCCTGATGTCGCAGAAACACCTGTAGTTGTCCCAGTGTTTTTGTCCATATGGTGCATGTGCAAATCTATCTGTGGTCTATATGACTCTACCTTTGTGattaaagttttatttcatttttaaggcttgttagtttttcatttgtgtatCATTTATGCTTTTCATTATGGACCAGTTTCCCtgacataaattaaatataagaCTATATTACAAAGAATCACCGGTGCAAGGCTGGGAGTGGGTTACACAAATCCTTcgtttgaataaatgaaatgatgtACTGTTGCATCTGTTGGAAGTGAGTCAAGtaacaaaaaatgcatttgaattaaagtattaaaataagTAATTGTAACATTAAAAGCAAGTTTACTTTTGCACTCACCAAAGCAGCTAGCTGTTAAACAAATGTAGAGGAGTCAAAAATAGTATGCATCGCTTCAAAAATGGTACTTAGGTATAGTAATGGAGTATGTATACTCAACATCCATCCCTGTTCTAATGGTAATTTATTGGCATTGCAATTTATTCCAATGCTTAATCCAAGTCCAAGACACCAGCCTGTTACAGTCTTCTGCATATTTTCTAAACACGGGGACATGGGTTTCCACATTGGCAGGTTTCTTAAAGCAATTTACATATAGAACTCTCAAAACTGTAAGAGACTTGCTTAGACTCTTGTACTGTATTTCAGACTTACATTCTAATTTTAAAGCTAATTGGTACTGTGTCATTAAAATACTTCAGGTAAGTCACTAAAcaagttcattttttaaaaagacattttaaagaaaccACATGGCAAGAAGAAAACACctggaaataaatgcatttctgaatTATGAAAAGCACATTCAAttctattaaataaaaaaaaaaaccaacctttGGTATAACCATAGCTTTGGCCTTTTCCTGAGCTGCGTTATCACCAAACCACTTCACaaaccagtcagaccagtcatacacatatataacatttcCCTGAGTTACATTCTGTGCTTACTGAACTTCGGTGAAGTACTACAGCAATAACAATTGTTTACatggaaaacaataaataaagtttagttGAATGAAGAAAAAGCTAAAAAGCTTCTCTCATCCTAATCCAAATACTAACCCTTATAAGAAAGCTCAAAACTGGTCAACACAGTATTAAAAAGGGATGCGTCACCATCATGAACATTGATCTGACAGAGATTTTGTCTTAGATTATAACAGGTTCAACATTGCCAACAATAAATTCAACATTACCATTTTCTATATGTTTGGGTTAAAATGTACCATTGCAGTTTCAAGTTTCCAAGAACATAATTATTTGACATTGACCATTAATTAGCTGAGGAGAGACTGATTATGGAGGCAAAGGCAAATGGATTGAGTTTGTAGCCTGTTCCACTGTAGAACTTGTTCTGAAATTCCaccctgggagagagagaaataattttttgtAAGTCTAAACAGGAGAAAATTCGCAGAGTGCAATGACACAGTTTAAACCACAAATACTTGTGCACGTGTTGCTGTTACCAGTGAAGTCGCAAAGCATGTAGAAAAGCTGACAGCCCTTCCATGACAAGTAGAATTGAAACCGTCAGCACAGCAAAGACTGCAAATATGACAGCCATGATCACACTTCCCACATAGCCATGCTGTGAGAAGGAGAACCGCATCACCATCACCCAAAGCACTTCTGACAGCTCTGTataaagcgcacacacacacacacacgttaataCACACAGTAATCACAAGCAAAGATATTCCAAATCATTTGTTAACCACAAATCATAAACACGCTCACACCAACACTAAGCGTGTCAATTGCTAAGCCTTATAAATACCACCCCACAGACTAGGGGGAGCTCTCTCTTCCTACTCACGTGCGTGTGCCAGACTGAGTGCCCAAAGACGTAAATAGGAGGCTGTATTGGAGATACAGCCCAGGCAGTACTCTATAGTGTGGATGGCCTGGTGCATGAACACGTCTGGCCCATCAAACATCTGCCAATCAGCAACATcggggtggggggagaggggtGTTGGGGGTTAAGACAAACTAATGCATTAGTATGAGAAATATGTTCCTTTTTCATCCACCTTGTTATGCAAATTTTATGCAACAGCTTCCAAGCACTTTGTATTTTTACCCCTAGTCATGATACTTCATCTTCAGTTTTTTCAATTTCTGCAGTAAATGGAAACAATTTTGCTCGAATAGTTATCTGCTGGCTCTTCAGAACTATGACATTTGCCAAACATTTGAATGGGAAtgtttcacaaaaacattttattttgaggaGCTATGACGGCATGCTTTTGTGACCAAATCCACTCCTGCCTATCTTCCCTATCATCCACTCACCTCGTCATCTCTCGTCTCCGTCTCTCCCTGTTGAACATTTATGGAGCCACTTTCTGCCAGTAGAGGGCGCCTTTCACCCTGTAGCACAAGTTAACAGTCAAGCATACATATGAActgtaaaaaatacaaacaagcaaataaatgtaaaaaaaatatcatcatcatcatcagtggtATATCAGAGTTCTCAAGGTCCAGGCCCTACAGATTTTCCATCTTTGCCTTACCTGTGAAGACAAAGCGCCCAAACAAgtacattaataatttaatcaaTCATCGACAAGGGATTACCAAATCCAGAGCTGGATTTGGGATTCGAGGTTCAGATTTCCAATACCACTGACCACCAGATTTCAACACTACTGATGCAGAGGTTGTCAAAATTGTCAAAGTATACAAGGTTTCTGAGGAAACAGGACGTCTTATACAGATGTCCATTAgcagtgcaagcaaagtgcttcttttttgtttgttttttcaaacaaatattTGGCATAGACCCAGTATGTATAATTcatacaaaaattaaatgacTCCTATTCACATTAGTGTATAAAAAAGTATGATACAAAAGGCACATATAAAATTCATACTGTGTAAATCTAAAATGATATTACTGGTAATGGGACATTGTTTAACTTTTAaatttgtgcatatttatttagctaCCACAAAGTTAATTCCTCTGCTTTGTATTAGATCATGAGAATGCTTCACAGTGCATATGAAATATCAGGTAACTTCATATTCAGATCTTAATATAGGTTTATAATCACATTTCAAGACTACAATTGTTTTCTGTATATAAAATGTTGATCAactaatataacatttaaatgtacaggTAGGgtataatgtttttaatcatGTATATTACTTCATATGAGAGAAAAAGTGTagtaaaattgcattttaaaatgaacatatatGATGCTtcattaaaaagtcatttaatttttacctgcacatgcatgctcaaaTGCACAAGCGCAGAAACACTTACAGAGGGCTGGTGTTTCTTCTTCTTATATGTGATGTACTCATAGATGGGCTTCCCCAGCAGTAGCACAGGGACTGAACACAAAGCTACAATCACCAGAACCTTCTGCACTATCAtctgcaggcaggcagacagacagaaagagagagagagtgcaagaacAATTTGAGTAAGGAAAATGTCTGACCCTCACATTTCTGTGACCAAGAACTAGTCTATCCCTAACTCTGAGCAGAAACTCGACTCAAACCAAACTCCAACAAACATGTCATCAGAGCTTGGAAGCTAGCCAACCATTTGAGTATGATGCCAATTGGTGGCTATTGGATTATCCACCCTCACATTATTGACCCTTACTTTAAAGAGTCCAAAAGAAGTAGAGTTTCTGAAAACATCCCACATACCTGGCCTTGGTAGAGTGGTGCATTCTCGTTGTTCTCCGTGAACAGGAACATGTCTATGAAGTGGATGAGGATGCTGGGTGCAGAGTCAGAGTGCATGGGGCCAAAGGTCACCCACTTAAAAATGATCATGAAGATCAGGTagccaaacaaacacagcatgaaACATAGTTCAGGGATCAGCACCAGAAACACACTGCTCATCTCCCTAAAGTGTCTGTTGGGCGAGAAAAGAGGGGAAATGATTGATCAGTGGGCATAAGGTCATGCTGTAGACAGAGAGCCAAACCAGACTCCTGCAGAAAGTGTGCACCCACATGTAGTTgaagacagataaacagacaccAAAGGTCATGTGGATGACTCCAATAATGACGGACATCTTCATCTTGTAGGAGTTGAGGAACGTGAGGTGGTTATTAGCCAGCCCCCAGATCTGAGTGGAAGAGACTTTACAGTTACTTACTTTCCTATTTTATCCATTGTAAAACTCAGTGAGGCACTGAACTCAAGTTGTGAGAAATAGAGCTCAGCTACTTAGAGAAAGAGctgaaaaataaaagttaagaACCCCGTCTCATTCCATATTAACCATTACAAAATATGAACTAAAAATTCAAATCAAAATGAATTTATGTACTTACATAAAGACCTTATTCAGCATTATGTAAAGCATGCaaagaaacaaatgcacacCTAAAATAAATGTGCTGATTTTTAAgtttaacattttcatatattacaaatacaCTTACCGGATCGATGCCAAAAGGGTATGGCCCAGTGAAAACCCCAGTAACATTCGGATCCAGCGAAAGGTAAAgattatttttgaatgtttcctcactgaggaaaaaagagagTATTTCTGTACCAACACTTCCACatacagaaaaatgtaacaaaacagtGTCATTGTAAATGTctgaatgtgtatttgtgtttgcacaCGTGGAAGAGAGAAACGCACGTCCAGTTATAGTGCTCAGCGTTGGGCCGTATGCGCCAACCAGATGAAAAGGTGCTGAGGCCCCGGCTGAAGCACTCGTTATAGATGGCCCCAGTGTAGATGGAGAAGAGACCCATGAGTAGGATGAGGTAGCGTCCCCCGAACATCATACGCCAGATCTGACACCAAGCAAGGAgactcaaataaacacagatcaCCAGGAGGGGGAAAACATTGGGATGGACATGCAACAAGAAAATACTTCGTCTACTCATGTCTTGACGAACTGAAGAGGAATATAAAGAGTATGAGTGTCCAAGTGTGTTACCTCATTGGTGTTGTTTCTCATTTTGGGGTCCTTTTCTTCCAGAACCATCCAGAGAGCAGCAAGTGTCATTACAATGCCATGACCAACATCACCAAACATCACAGCAAACAAGAAGGGGAAAGTGATGATGGTGTAAACAGCTATGAAGACAAAGAGGTAGATAATGTCAAAAAAAGAGTAAAGACAGGAGATACATAGCTCTTTATCATGTGGCTTGTTTgcatgtgtccatatgtgtggTTACCTGGGTTGACCTCCCTATAGCTGGCTACTCCATAAGCATCTACTATGTTCTGGAATCCTGAAGTGAAGCTGTTGGTAGGAAAGACGGTAGGAGGAGAGGTGGTAGCAGGCAAACGATTATAGAATGAATCA
It encodes the following:
- the tcirg1b gene encoding T cell immune regulator 1, ATPase H+ transporting V0 subunit a3b, translating into MGSMFRSEEVCLVQLFLQSGAAYNCISELGELGIVEFRDLNPNVNAFQRKFVSEVRRCEELEKTFGELLWVLCRSLSLRSPLEEPVPTLPAPQPKELLTIEEESERLARELREVSRNRDSIRAQLTQLCQYQGVLTQTHFLTASQTPPLSFDPARVTENRQDVRLSFVAGVVHPWKVPAFERLLWRACRGYIIVDFREMEEKLEHPESGEMVQWTIFLISYWGDQIGQKVKKICDCFHTQMFPYAESQAEREEVLSELRRRIEDIQSVISETEQYLQQLLMRAVAVLPKWRVRVQKCKAVQLVLNLCSPSVTEKCLIAEAWCPVNQLSALQNALREGGRKSGSSVDSFYNRLPATTSPPTVFPTNSFTSGFQNIVDAYGVASYREVNPAVYTIITFPFLFAVMFGDVGHGIVMTLAALWMVLEEKDPKMRNNTNEIWRMMFGGRYLILLMGLFSIYTGAIYNECFSRGLSTFSSGWRIRPNAEHYNWTEETFKNNLYLSLDPNVTGVFTGPYPFGIDPIWGLANNHLTFLNSYKMKMSVIIGVIHMTFGVCLSVFNYIHFREMSSVFLVLIPELCFMLCLFGYLIFMIIFKWVTFGPMHSDSAPSILIHFIDMFLFTENNENAPLYQGQMIVQKVLVIVALCSVPVLLLGKPIYEYITYKKKKHQPSGERRPLLAESGSINVQQGETETRDDEMFDGPDVFMHQAIHTIEYCLGCISNTASYLRLWALSLAHAQLSEVLWVMVMRFSFSQHGYVGSVIMAVIFAVFAVLTVSILLVMEGLSAFLHALRLHWVEFQNKFYSGTGYKLNPFAFASIISLSSAN